Part of the Leptolyngbya boryana PCC 6306 genome is shown below.
CACTGCATCGAGTTGGGATTGATGCAACGCCTCGCGACGTTTGCTTTAGCGTTAAAGGCAAAGACCGAGACTACCATCTTGCGAGTTGGACTGAAGTTCAGTCTCCAAGTTACAGTCAACTTCCGCCCTACTACGCTCCACGCACGGCTTCGATCCAAGTTGGCGGAACTGAGGTTCTTCGGATTGAAAACGGAAAGTTGCTCGACGCGAATCGCCCATGGGCTGCTCAAAACTTAACGAATGTGGCAATGTTCTGGGACGATGAGCCTGTTTATGTTGTCGAAGCAAATCTTGTCACACTCAATCGACTGCGAATCATTACAAACGCCTACGGACTCTCTATCCTCCAGTGATGTAGTTCACACAATCGGTACTCATCCTAATGATTCGTTTCATTCCACAGGTGGCACGGTTGATGATACGCCAATTTTCCTGCTAGCTCTAAATGTGCATTGTTCATCACTAGTTTGTGCAAATTATAAGATTCGTTTTAACTTTACACTCCAGTTGTTTACTTTAGAAGTCATCGTAGCTCAAATAGAGAATTTAGCGTTGTTGATGCGATCGCACAAGAGTGGTTAACTGCACGAGTTCAGAATGAAGATCCCACGATTGGAACGCGACTCATCTTTACTGTGCCAGAATACACGGTCTTTTTCCCAATTCGAGATCAGTTAAAAGGCTTGATCGAAGCACGTTCGCTTGACACTCAAATTTGATCTCTCGAACCGATCGATTGGGTGAAGCAACCAGAGTGCCTAGCCGTTCTAATTGGAACGCAGCACCAACTGATTAGTGGCTTACTGAACCGTAGCACGACCAACGATCGCATATCTTTGAATATTAAAGAGAAAAAATAATTCTAGTCCTCAATGCCTATTTTTGCTCAAGATGCTTTCTGAGCAAAATTTTCAATACCGAGCATTCCAATTTGATAATCCGCAAGCTCATCGAGTGAGCAAGACAGCAACTGACAGAGTTCTCTCATTTGATGAGGAGTTAATTTTGGAAAACTTTCGCCTGTTTCCCAACTGCTAACGGTTTGAGAACTGACACTTAATGCCTCACCCAATTTTTTCTGACTTAAACCGCTCCGGCATCGTTTGAGTCGGAGCCATTCGTTAAAAGCCATAGGTGTTGATACGGGCAGCTTCATACCTTCATACCAATGGATACAAAAGACGTGCCATAAGAATACCGCAAATTTTAACAAAATGCTTGAAACGTTTTGCTGTAGTTGAAGATTCTCTGATCCACTGGAAGACTCCAGAATTTTATCGTTATCTTCCTAGAGTGGATCACTTGTCAGTAATTACAGAGGTTCTGCTTTTTCCTGAAAGTTGCGAAAAAGTATAGCAGTTCGGGAATCGTTGTGGCACGAAAGTTTGAATGAATCGATTTTTAACGCGATCGTCATTGCGTTGACTTCAAGCGATTTAATTGGCTCAAGCTCGGCTCTTGACGAAAATCAGAACACAACTCTTTGTTGTCGTAAATCAAGGGTTTGTGGATGGTTTGTCACAGCGAAACAATCCTGCTTGAATATGAATTCAAACAGAGGCATCTCGAATTGAGCGACACACGATCGCCTATTTGGATGAGATTAGTCAGGATTTTTCGGATTTCAGATACTGCTTTAACTCGCGTGTTTTTGCATTGAAGGCTGCCAGAATCTTCTTGAGTTGGCTTTCTTCAAAATCACTAAAACTCGCTTGCTCGATCGTCTGAATGAATCGATCGACTTTTCTATCCGCTTCAGAGGTAGCATTTGGGCTGTAATTTGCGATCAAGTTTGCAACATACTGTTGTGTTTCTGTTTTGCTTAACTTGTGTTTGATGACGTGTGCAGTTGCATCTGCTCGAATTCCAACAACTTCATCTTCCGCCTCAAGCCCTAAGTTCTTTGCAGAAATACGTTGAAGTGCGTCTGCTGCAAATACTTCTAGTCCATCAAATCGAATTGCTTTCTTCAAATCTTCAGGCAGTTTAAGTTTAGGAAACACATTAGCATTGACAGAGCTAGGGTTTTGCTTAAACCGCATGAGAACTTGAAAAATCCTCAGTTCTGCTTCATCGAGATCCAAAGCTTTTAATCGAGTCTCTCGATCGTGAAGCGGAAGTCCCATTATCTCTTTTAACTGAGCAAGCTCTCCACGCCGCTCTATTCGCCGTACCGCATTTCTTAAAGCTTTTACAACTTCGTCATCGCTTAAATTGACAACGTATCGGCACTGCTGCATAAGTGCCTTAGCTAGATCTAGTGGATTTAGCCCATTGCGAATACTTGCCGCTAAAACCTTCCCGTGGAGGTCTTCTTCGGATAATTCTTGATCTAAATAAACTGCATCGAGTTCTGACCATCTTTCTGGATTTGTCGGGAACAAGATCTCAGTTGCTGCACGCCAACGACATTCTCCATCGAATAAAATCTCTCCGGGTAGCAGAATAATAGGATCAAGCTGCCCTTCTTCTTCAAGCGAGGTTGCCATTTCAGCAATCATCGCGCTTGTAAAAGTTTCTCTTGGCTGCTTGGAATTCCGTTTGATTGCCTTAATTGAGACTCGGACGACTCCTTTTGAGCTTAATTGTTGACGCAGATCAGCGAGTAGGGACTCGTATTTATGACGATCGCTTTCACTCAACTGGTGTTGAGAATTCTCTTGTTTCAGTCGTTGGATTTCTGCCTGTAATTCTTCAACCTGAGACTCTGCATCACTTCCAAAAAGACCCAAGAAGTCTTCATCAACTCGACGACTTTTTTCCTTAACCATTACACCGCTCCTCGACTTGTGTTCAATTCGTCAATCAAAGCTTGAGCAATTTCTAGGTATTGCTTTCTCACAGGTTCATTGCGACGGTATAAGCCCAACGGAAGTCCTTTTCCAGCAGCTTTGGCAATATAGGCATTTTCTGGAATCGGAGTAAAGTATCGGAGCTTTCTTCGTTTCGCCACGACTTCGATCGAATTTGCAATCTTTTGCTGAAATTCCCAATCAGATTTGATTCGGCTCACAACCATACCAACAATTTTCGGAGGCGGGTCGCGATCGAGGTCATTGATTTTTTTGTCAAACCAAGCCAGCATAGTTGCCGTGCCAAATCCTGCTTTGTACTCTGGGTGAATGGGCAAGAGTACATGCGTCGAGGCAGCCAGCGCGACGAAAGGGAGTGGCTCTAGAGTTGCAGGACAATCGATAATGATGAAATCTTTGTTGATTGGGTACTGTTTGAATCGCTTCGCGAGCGTCATAACTCCCATCGGGTCTCGATCGATCTGGCGAATGCTGCCATAGAGCGGATCTCCACCAACGCACATCTGGACATTTTTCGTTTTATCCTCCCAGATGCTGATCCAGGGGTAGGCTCCATCGAACTCTGAATCTAGAACGTCAGCCGTTGTTCCAGGAATCTCTTTTGCTAATTTCCCTTGTTTTATCAGACCACAAAATAAGGCAAGGGATAGGTTTGGATCGAGTTCGATCAAACCGACTTGAAATCCCATTACTCCAAGCTCATAGGCAAGATTGTAAGCAATGGTGGACTTACTGACACCACCCGCATTCGTCTCGATCGATAAAACGACTGGCTTTTTGGACGTTGACTGTTTTGAAGATGCCATAGAGCTAGTTGTAGAGTTGCTGCGCTAATTTTTGGAAGACAGTGACCTGATTGCCTGCCTTTATTGAACAATAACCGTTGAAAGCCTCATGGATAGAGACTTTCAATTCCACCAAGCCGAAGAGTAAAAGATGTGGATTCTGATATTCCACAGATGAAATACACAATATCATTATTTCCTTCACGCTGCGCTAAAGTTCTGTTATGTCTTTTCAGTTTTTTGTGGAATATCAGAATCCACAGCAAGAAACAGGCGAATGTTTATCGAAGATGACTTATATGCGGTGTTTTATATGAAGGTTGTAAGCAATGGTGGACTAACACCACCTGCGTTCGTCTCGATCGACAAAACGACTGGGTTTTGAAGGTTGACTGCTTTAGAGTTGCCACAAAGCGATTGCTTGTAAAGTTGCCGAATTAAATTCTGAAAGACAGTGCCTTATTTGTCTTTGTTAAGCGATAGACCATTGAAGTTCCCATTAGCAATGGTTTGCACTCTCGCTAGGTCAAAAATTGAAAGATGTGGATTCTGGTATTCCACAGATGAAATATACAATATCATCATTTCTCTGATGATGGACTAAATTTCTACTATATTTATTCATGTGGAATACCAGAATCCACAGCAAGGATCAAGCAACTGTTTAGTTGTAGGTGCGATCACCCTTTCGATAGAACGTATTGGATGACGATAAGTTTGATGACTTCTTTACTGTGCTCGCTTAGGGATGAAGGTCTTCTCAATCTCTGTCTTGACGTATTTATCCTTGCTTGAGAGACACTGGTTGAGTTGGTCTATATGACCTAATCGACTCGTTTGATGATGCCAGATATCAGGACCAAACCCATCTCGAAACGATGTAGAGCTGTGGATTGAGATAGCAAACCCTGTAGCATCGACATAGAAATCTCCATCGTGCCAAGAGATGCTGCTGATCGTCGTTTGTAGATTCCCTTCTGTAAAAGCGTTCGTGGGTCCGGCAACCTGAACAATACAACTTCGATTTGGGGTGCTAGCGATTTCTTGCCATGAGTTGTGATAGAGCGATCCTTGAGCAGAATAAGATCCAGTTTCAAGTGGGAATTGAGGGGGTGCAGCTTGATTTTTGGTCGGTTTGTACGGGCAGAGCGGATGAGTAGACCCTCCTGGCTCAAAACCGAAGCAGCGCCCAAATTCAGGCACAGCTAAAGCTCCAAAATATGCAGCAACTACTGTTACTATGAGAGGAACGAGATACGCGAGTTTCTTGCCCAAAGAACTTAAACGCTTATTTTGATCCTGTCTACCATTCATCTTAATGACAGCTCGCCTAAAACCGTTTTATGGAGGGTACTGTCTACTTTAACAGTGGAGCCTAAGTAAAAACAATCGTTCGACCTCTCGCTTTGTCGCTTAGCAACTCTGGTTATTCTTCAAATCGATAAAACTCTTTTTCTGCTGCGACTTGCTCTGCTGCTTTCGTGTATCGGCGGAAGTTATTCGGATTCTTGTGACGCATGATCGTCATGATATGGTGTGGGTTCATTCCCGCCATTAAATGATTCGTCCCAAACGTATGCCGCCCCTGATGCGAATGAAAGTCAATCCCCGTCTTCTCACTTAGCTTGTCAACGAGGGTGCGAATGCCCCCATACGCTAACCGTGCGCCTGCATTCTGGCGCGAATAGGACACAAATAGTGGATCACTGGATTCTAGTGCCTCTCCTCGTTCTTTGCGCCAGCCCAAATAGCCGTTGAGCGCTGCTCTTGCTGCTGCGTTCAGGGGCACTGTTCCCTTGCTATTTGCCTTACTTTGGCGGATATGCAAGCGCCTGCCATCTTGGTAATCTTCAACATTGAGCGCACAGACTTCACTCGCTCGCAGTCCATGTAGCAGGAGCATCAGAATTGCCAAATTTCGTTCAGGTAGGGTTGTTTCGTCGATCGCAGCATCGAGCAGTTTTTCTACTTGGGTTTCTGATAGGGCATCTGCTTCAGGTTCCGGCAGCTTGGGTAAATCAATCTCTAGAGTCGGATCAAACTCAATATAGCGAGAGCGCACCATCCAGCCGAAAAAGTTCTTTAATGTTCCAAGAATTCGCCGCACTGTGGCATCAGAGCGCACACGTTTCCCGTTTTCTTTCTGCATCAAGTGCGCTTTGAACTGTGCCACCATTCGTGGGCTAACCATCGCCCACGGTGCATTTGTCCAATCGGTAAAGGCTTTCAAATCTTGTCGATAGGCACGCTTACTGTTTTCTGAGAGCGATCGTGCTATCAAGAACTCTTCAATCCGAGATGCTCTCAAATCTACAGCAGGTGATATTAGTGCTGGAGATTGAGAGGCAGGAGTGCGAACAACAAAAATGGGATCAGGAATGGACTGGGGCATTCTTCGGTTCAATTGCTTGCATACTTCCACCTTATCAGGATTAGCCTTTCTGGAACTGACTCGATGAATGCCCCCAATAACTAGGGCAGAGAAGCTTTCGCCAAATTCTGCTTTTTGTCGTGTTCTCTATGAGTTCTTCTCGATTTCAAAAGCTGTTGGCTCCCAAGCAAAACCATTTGATTGGCAGTGTGTCCTAAATCTTGCTAAGGTCGAGTCGGGTTCGGAATCGTTGCTAGGTGTGGAGATCGAAACAAATCGAGATCCAGATCTATTTTGATTTATCGTTTTTAGAACCTCAATTGTGAGCTAGTTTTAGAAGCTCAAGATTTTAGAACTGTTCCATTCATAAATGTTGCAATCATTGCACCGCAAGTATTTCATCAGATGATGTCGAAATAGATCCAGATCCGAATCTAAATCGATCTAAGCTTATCATTCGTTTCATTCAGCACTCAGGCTCTTTCGGAACTGACAGTCGATGATGACCCTAAATCTCGCCAGCATAGCAGTCCGTTCCTTGGTCTTCTAATTGATCGCCACCGAGTAACAGCCCTATCCACACTTCAATCCACGGCAAGTCGATCGATTGCCCAAACGTCTATAAAGAAACCAACTCTACTTCAGCCACTTCCAAAATACGCTGAAATCGCCTTGCCTACGCTTCTATGTCCTCCTCATACATTAGTGCAATACACTTCCATTAGTGCATTACACTTCGAGGTCAATTTCTTCGACTTCAGGCGTTGCTTCCAACCCCTTATCATTTCTCCTTACTCGGTATCGGATTCCTGTGCCCCTATCTCCCGAACTTTGAATTCTTCCACATCGGTTAATAAAAGATACTTCCTGATCAACTCCTCGTCAAACTCGGCACGGCGATTCATTTTGTTCAGTAACTCGCGTCGTCGCTCCAGCACTTTCAGGTAAATCGATTGGTAGCCTGTTAATGAGTTCTGCCATGCAAAATTTGATTCTGCGAGTTGCCGATCGAAAAACTTCAGATCAATTTCGAGCTTCGAGAACAAATTATCCAAGTGTTCGTTTCGCGATCGCTCTGCACCATACTTTTCTTCCAAAAATCGAAGCGAAGCCAGTGCGATTTTCTTCTGAATGATGATCTCCTGCTGTTGTTGAGGGATAAGAGTGAAGCGATCTCTGAGATGGACTTTGCGGATCAGCCAGGGCAGCGTTAATCCTTGAAATACTAGAGTAATGAGAATGACGATGAACGTGATGAAGAGAATGAGTTCACGGTAGGGAAACGGCTGTCCTACTTCAGTTAGTATCGGGACGGAAAGCGCGGAAGAGAGCGATACCACGCCGCGCATTCCCGCCCAGCCAAAAATCAGCGGACCTCGCCATCCCGGATTCGGGTCTGACACCGGGATAAAACGGCTCATCACTCTCATCCAAACAGAAGTTCCTAACGTGCAAAGCAGCCGGGTTGCGATCAGCACGATCGCGATGATCAATCCATACCCAACAGCACTGCCTAAACTAATGTTGCCAAGCTGCTGAGTGACAAACGGCAATTCGAGTCCGATGAGCAGAAAAATCAACCCATTCAAGACAAAGACTAGATTCGTCCATACATTCACGCCTTCAATCCGGCTCCGGTAGCTCAGTAAACTATTGCGCTTGCTCGATAAGAGCAGTCCACCACTAACGACCGCTAGCACGCCCGAAACATGAAAGTGTTCAGCAAAGTAATACAGACAGTAGGGCGTGACCAGTGTTAAGACGATTTCGATACTAGGCGTTGTCGGTAATAAGCGATGAATGCCGTAGAAAATCAAGCCAACCACGAGTCCGCTCAGGATTCCGATGAGAATAACAGCGACGAAGTTAACGGCTGCGGCTTGAAATTGGAACTGTCCGGTGAGGACTGCCGCTAATGCGAAGCGAAACACGATCAGCGACGAGGCATCATTCAGTAGACTTTCGCCTTCGACAATGCTGACGAGCGATTTCGGCACGCTGACCCGCCGCATGATTGTCGTTGCGGAAACAGCATCAGGGGGTGAGACAATGCCACCCAACAAAAAGCCCAGCGCTAAAGTAAAACCGGGAATAATTGCACTAGAGACGATTGCGATTACGCACGACGTTAAGAGGACGATCGGAAACGCAAACCCGATGATCAGCCCTCGCCATTTCCAGAATTCTTTCCACGAGACTTGCCACGCCGCTTCATAGAGCAAGGGCGGGAGAAAAATAAGGAAAACTAGCTCTGGATTAATGGTGATATTTGAAAACGGAGCAACGAAACTCAGCGCGAGTCCACCCAATACAAGCACGATCGGGTAAGCCAATTGCAGCTTATTCGCGAGCATGACCAGTCCGAGAATAATCAAGATCAGGCAAATATATTGAATGAAAATGTCTTGCATTAGGAGTTGAGTTTATTCACACCAAGGTTTTCTCGAACAAATTTTCCTAACGTAAGTTAGCAGGTGGGTTTGCAGGCACAGTCCAAAAGTAGACATTGTGAGTTCGTCCATCCACTTCTACTTGTGCTGTTTGTTCGGGTTTCCACTCGCCCATATCAAAATCGTGGGAGACAATCCGCGTTCCAGGTTTCAATTGACTCAATAGCTGGGGTCGAAGTTTGACATTTAATTCGGGTAGCAAGTACAGCGTGACGACCGTTGCGTCACTAAAATTGCTTTGAAAGAGATCTTGATTGAGGAAGCGAACGCGGTCAGTTACGCCTGCTTGTTGGGCATTCGCATTTGCTTCGCTGATTCGCTCCGGATTGATATCAATTCCCACTGCACGGCGTACCCCCCGTTGTTGCACCGCCGTAATCGGAATGCGTCCATCGCCGCTCCCTAAGTCATACAGCACATCGTTTTGATTGACGTTGGCGATTGCTAACATGCGCTCAACGACTTGGGGTGGAGTTGGCACATACACCACATCGGGCGAACGTAACGGTGGAGACTGGACAGGAGGCGATTGTGCTTCAGCCGGAGCAGATTCAACCGTTGCATCGCTAGTGCGGCTACTACAGCCAGTACTGATGAGACTGATACTGATCGCGCAGATCACGATCGCTCGGTACAGTGAAATCATAACTATTCTCCAGATTTCTAACGTTGACTCGATGAAGTTCGATTCGTCCACCACAGCAAAGGTAATCCCAGCAAAAGCACAACCACCCCAAGTAAACCGCCCCATCCGGTATAAGCTAAACTGGCTTGCAGCATATAGAGACAAATTCCGCAAAATAAAAGTGGAGTCAGGGGATACAACGGAACTTTAAATGAACGCTCAACATCCGGTTCGCGCCTGCGTAGGACAAACAGCGAGATGCCGCTGAGTAAAAAGAAGAACCAAAACGCAGGAGCCGTGTAGTCTACCATTGTCTCGAATCCTTGTCGGGTGATACTCCCGACAAGGACTAGCAACAGGGCAATTGCACTTTGTACCAGCAGTGCATTGGTCGGATTACTTTCGCGTCCGCGTCCCAGCAGGGAAAAAATTGAGAAGTCCCGCCCTAGTGCATAGTTCGTTCGAGCGCCTGTAAAAATGGTGGCATTGATCGAGCAAAGGGTTGCGATCGCGACTAATCCACTGATCAAGACCACCCCAACAATCCCGACCGTCGATCGCATCAACTCAGCCACGACTGCCTCCGATGCTGCCATCCGAACCAATCCTAATTCTCGAACTAATGCCCAGTTAATCAACAGGTAGACCCCTGTGATGATTGCAATGCTCCAAACCAGAGCAAGAACAATGTTGCGCTGTCCGTTTCGCACTTCTGTCGAAATGTAGGCTGCTTCGTTCCAACCGCCATAAGTCAGCAACACAAAGACCAGAATAATCCCAAGATTGCTAGAAGCGGGAAGGCTGGCTTGAGCGGTGATCGACGCTTGAACAGAGGTGTAAGTTGCGGGATCAATCGGAACACCCGAAGTTGCTCCAAATGAGAAGGCAAGACCAATCCCGGATACGATTAACAGCCCAGCGACTTGAGCTACGGCTAAAACATTCTGCACCCACTTGCCTTGTTGAACGCCCAGAATATTTAATCCGGTGAAAATAACAATCGCGATCGCAGCATAGATCGAAGCAGAATAAGTGCCGAGCCGCCAAAGTTGCGAAGCATAGTCGCCGAATACAAACGCTAACAATGCGATCGACCCGGTTTGAATCACACTCAGCCGTGTCCAAGCGAATAGAAACGCGATCGCTCTGCCAAATGCACGTCTCAGGTAATAGTAGTTGCCGCCGGGATGGGGGTAGGCGGTCGCCAGTTCAGCATAGCAAAGTGCCCCAATCAACGATAGGACTCCACCTAGAACCCAGGTGAGGAGTGCAACAGTTGCACTGCCCGCGTTCGCAGCCACTAATGCAGGTGTTTCAAAGATCCCTGCACCGATCACTAAGCCGACGATTAGTGCGATCGCATCCAGCAAGGATAGTGTAGGTTTTAGCGTAGTCATTTGACGAGAGAGTAACTTCAAGATTCTGCTCCTTGATGCGAACAGTTGCGACGAGTCGTTTCTGTGCCTTCGATGCGATCGCTTTCGACTGGAGTCCTTGCATCATTGTTTCCCTCCAAGCTGTGCTTTTTTCCTTAGCACAGCAACCCTGCTATGATTCGGGGCTGACCGCTGTCATTCGACTCAATCTGTCAGGATGATCTGGTCGGAGGGGCAGTTATGCTAGACCTAAATCCTGCAATCAGCCTCAGCGACCTGTCAGTTGCTCCAACTTTTCGGGGTATCTCGCCCCTTGCACTGTGATCTTGGCAGCGGCATCATCAATGTCCCGCAGATCGGTGGGTGTGAGTTCGACTGACACTGCCCCAATGTTCTCCTCTAGGCGATGCAGTTTCGTAGTTCCTGGAATCGGAACAATCCACGGTTTCTGAGCCAGTAGCCACGCAAGCGCGATTTGAGCCGGAGTCACCTGCTTTCGTTGCGCGATATTGTTGAGCAGATCAATCAGGCTCTGATTTGCTTTGAGCGCATCTGATGTGAAGCGCGGCAGGGTGCTGCGGAAGTCGGAACTATCGAAGGTGGCGTTTGGGTCGATCGCACCCGTGAGAAAGCCCTTACCCAGTGGACTGTAGGGAACCAAACCGATTCCGAGTTCTTCAAGGGTCGGGATTACTTCTGCTTCAGGCTTTCTCCACCACAGTGAGTATTCGCTCTGAAGTGCCGTCACGGACTGAACGGCGTGAGCGCGACGGATCGTTTGTACGCCTGCTTCAGAGAGTCCAAAGTGCTTGACTTTCCCTTCCTGCATCAATTCCTTCACTGCTCCTGCTACGTCTTCGATCGGCACGTTCGGATCAACTCGGTGCTGATAAAGTAAGTCGATCGCCTCTACCTTGAGGCGCTTGAGCGAACCTTCCACGGCTGCCTTGATGTGTTCCGGTTGGCTATTGAGTCCAGGTGAACCCGCCATTCCACGAGGATCTTTATTAGGGCTTAGGTCGAATCCGAATTTGGTGGCAAGTACTACTTGGTTGCGGAAGGGAGCAAGGGCTTCACCCACCAGTTCTTCATTTAAGTACGGACCGTAAACTTCAGCGGTGTCAAAGAATGTAATGCCGTGATCGACAGCCGCATGAAGCAGATTAGTCATCTCCTGCTTGTCTTTGGGCGGACCATAGGAAAAGCTCATGCCCATACAGCCCAAGCCGATTGCTGAAACTTCTAAATTGCTATTGCCAAGTTTGCGTTTTTGCATGGTGTCTCCTCAGTTATTCAGATTTCAGGGATGCCATATCGATTGAGAAGCGGTACTTCACATCGGATTTGAGCAAGCGATCGTAGGCTTCGTTCACTTTTTGAATCGGAATGACTTCGACATCGGCAGTGATGTTGTGTTCGCCACAAAAGTCAAGCATTTCTTGAGTTTCAGCAATGCCACCAATATTCGAGCCACCGAGCGTATGGCGACCCATAATCAGGCTGAATGCTGCAACTTCCAGGGGCATCTCAGGTGCGCCGACCAGGGTAACATGACCATCAGGACGGAGCAGGTTGAGATAGGCGTTGATGTCGTGCTGAGCAGAAACGGTGTCGAGGATAAAATCGAAACTGCCAGCGTGCTTCTGCATCTCATCTGTGTTGCGGGAAACTACAACCTCATCAGCACCGAGGCGAAGCGCATCTTCTTTTTTGTCAGGAGACGTAGTAAAGACAACAACGTGGGCACCGAACGCATGAGCAAACTTCACGCCCATGTGACCTAATCCACCCAGACCGACCACGCCGACTTTGTTGCCCTCGCTGACTCCCCAGTGACGTAACGGCGAGTAAGTTGTGATGCCAGCACAAAGCAGCGGCGCGACTCCAGCAAGCTTAAGGTTAGAGGGAACTCGCAGCACGAAGCGTTCATCGACGACAACGCTATCGGAGTAACCACCATAGGTCATCCCGCCAAGATGCTTATCTGGGGAGTTGTAGGTGAAGATTACGTTCGGGCAAAACTGCTCAAAATTAGCTCTGCAATGGGGGCAGGTGTGGTCTGAGTCCACCATGCAGCCCACTCCGACAAGATCACCGGACTTGAACTTCGTCACGGCTGAGCCGACTTGGGTGACCCGACCGACGATCTCGTGACCGGGAACGATCGGATAGGCTGTGTTGCTCCACTCGT
Proteins encoded:
- a CDS encoding tyrosine-type recombinase/integrase, encoding MPQSIPDPIFVVRTPASQSPALISPAVDLRASRIEEFLIARSLSENSKRAYRQDLKAFTDWTNAPWAMVSPRMVAQFKAHLMQKENGKRVRSDATVRRILGTLKNFFGWMVRSRYIEFDPTLEIDLPKLPEPEADALSETQVEKLLDAAIDETTLPERNLAILMLLLHGLRASEVCALNVEDYQDGRRLHIRQSKANSKGTVPLNAAARAALNGYLGWRKERGEALESSDPLFVSYSRQNAGARLAYGGIRTLVDKLSEKTGIDFHSHQGRHTFGTNHLMAGMNPHHIMTIMRHKNPNNFRRYTKAAEQVAAEKEFYRFEE
- a CDS encoding ParA family protein; its protein translation is MASSKQSTSKKPVVLSIETNAGGVSKSTIAYNLAYELGVMGFQVGLIELDPNLSLALFCGLIKQGKLAKEIPGTTADVLDSEFDGAYPWISIWEDKTKNVQMCVGGDPLYGSIRQIDRDPMGVMTLAKRFKQYPINKDFIIIDCPATLEPLPFVALAASTHVLLPIHPEYKAGFGTATMLAWFDKKINDLDRDPPPKIVGMVVSRIKSDWEFQQKIANSIEVVAKRRKLRYFTPIPENAYIAKAAGKGLPLGLYRRNEPVRKQYLEIAQALIDELNTSRGAV
- a CDS encoding aldo/keto reductase; translation: MQKRKLGNSNLEVSAIGLGCMGMSFSYGPPKDKQEMTNLLHAAVDHGITFFDTAEVYGPYLNEELVGEALAPFRNQVVLATKFGFDLSPNKDPRGMAGSPGLNSQPEHIKAAVEGSLKRLKVEAIDLLYQHRVDPNVPIEDVAGAVKELMQEGKVKHFGLSEAGVQTIRRAHAVQSVTALQSEYSLWWRKPEAEVIPTLEELGIGLVPYSPLGKGFLTGAIDPNATFDSSDFRSTLPRFTSDALKANQSLIDLLNNIAQRKQVTPAQIALAWLLAQKPWIVPIPGTTKLHRLEENIGAVSVELTPTDLRDIDDAAAKITVQGARYPEKLEQLTGR
- a CDS encoding Na+/H+ antiporter, whose product is MQDIFIQYICLILIILGLVMLANKLQLAYPIVLVLGGLALSFVAPFSNITINPELVFLIFLPPLLYEAAWQVSWKEFWKWRGLIIGFAFPIVLLTSCVIAIVSSAIIPGFTLALGFLLGGIVSPPDAVSATTIMRRVSVPKSLVSIVEGESLLNDASSLIVFRFALAAVLTGQFQFQAAAVNFVAVILIGILSGLVVGLIFYGIHRLLPTTPSIEIVLTLVTPYCLYYFAEHFHVSGVLAVVSGGLLLSSKRNSLLSYRSRIEGVNVWTNLVFVLNGLIFLLIGLELPFVTQQLGNISLGSAVGYGLIIAIVLIATRLLCTLGTSVWMRVMSRFIPVSDPNPGWRGPLIFGWAGMRGVVSLSSALSVPILTEVGQPFPYRELILFITFIVILITLVFQGLTLPWLIRKVHLRDRFTLIPQQQQEIIIQKKIALASLRFLEEKYGAERSRNEHLDNLFSKLEIDLKFFDRQLAESNFAWQNSLTGYQSIYLKVLERRRELLNKMNRRAEFDEELIRKYLLLTDVEEFKVREIGAQESDTE
- a CDS encoding APC family permease, whose amino-acid sequence is MKLLSRQMTTLKPTLSLLDAIALIVGLVIGAGIFETPALVAANAGSATVALLTWVLGGVLSLIGALCYAELATAYPHPGGNYYYLRRAFGRAIAFLFAWTRLSVIQTGSIALLAFVFGDYASQLWRLGTYSASIYAAIAIVIFTGLNILGVQQGKWVQNVLAVAQVAGLLIVSGIGLAFSFGATSGVPIDPATYTSVQASITAQASLPASSNLGIILVFVLLTYGGWNEAAYISTEVRNGQRNIVLALVWSIAIITGVYLLINWALVRELGLVRMAASEAVVAELMRSTVGIVGVVLISGLVAIATLCSINATIFTGARTNYALGRDFSIFSLLGRGRESNPTNALLVQSAIALLLVLVGSITRQGFETMVDYTAPAFWFFFLLSGISLFVLRRREPDVERSFKVPLYPLTPLLFCGICLYMLQASLAYTGWGGLLGVVVLLLGLPLLWWTNRTSSSQR
- a CDS encoding ParB/RepB/Spo0J family partition protein, with the protein product MVKEKSRRVDEDFLGLFGSDAESQVEELQAEIQRLKQENSQHQLSESDRHKYESLLADLRQQLSSKGVVRVSIKAIKRNSKQPRETFTSAMIAEMATSLEEEGQLDPIILLPGEILFDGECRWRAATEILFPTNPERWSELDAVYLDQELSEEDLHGKVLAASIRNGLNPLDLAKALMQQCRYVVNLSDDEVVKALRNAVRRIERRGELAQLKEIMGLPLHDRETRLKALDLDEAELRIFQVLMRFKQNPSSVNANVFPKLKLPEDLKKAIRFDGLEVFAADALQRISAKNLGLEAEDEVVGIRADATAHVIKHKLSKTETQQYVANLIANYSPNATSEADRKVDRFIQTIEQASFSDFEESQLKKILAAFNAKTRELKQYLKSEKS
- a CDS encoding helix-turn-helix transcriptional regulator, whose translation is MAFNEWLRLKRCRSGLSQKKLGEALSVSSQTVSSWETGESFPKLTPHQMRELCQLLSCSLDELADYQIGMLGIENFAQKAS
- a CDS encoding SAM-dependent methyltransferase, with product MISLYRAIVICAISISLISTGCSSRTSDATVESAPAEAQSPPVQSPPLRSPDVVYVPTPPQVVERMLAIANVNQNDVLYDLGSGDGRIPITAVQQRGVRRAVGIDINPERISEANANAQQAGVTDRVRFLNQDLFQSNFSDATVVTLYLLPELNVKLRPQLLSQLKPGTRIVSHDFDMGEWKPEQTAQVEVDGRTHNVYFWTVPANPPANLR